The Brassica oleracea var. oleracea cultivar TO1000 chromosome C6, BOL, whole genome shotgun sequence genome includes a region encoding these proteins:
- the LOC106298564 gene encoding type IV inositol polyphosphate 5-phosphatase 11, whose translation MGNTNSLCGRKGFYNKETLLSSVGNNSSHDGIRTIEAVKSCSFSRKSDLCIRIITWNMNGKVSYEDLVQLVGKDRKFDLLVVGVQEAPKTNVAQLLQTASSPTHVLLGKAKLQSIQLLLFGPKNSQPLVKELKAESQSVGGCGGLIGRKKGAVAIRINYDDIKIVFISCHLSADANKVDQRNEELRRISNSLISKDKRTHDLIVWLGDLNYRIQDVSNRPARSLIQNHLQSVLVRKDQLLQEAERGEIFKGYNEGTLGFKPTYKYNVGSSNYDTSHKVRVPAWTDRILYKIQDTKNIQTTLYSYDSIDQVNGSDHKPVKADLCLKWINS comes from the exons ATGGGCAATACAAATTCTTTGTGTGGGCGTAAAGG ATTTTACAACAAGGAAACTTTGTTAAGTTCTGTTGGCAACAACTCATCCCACGATGGTATTAGAACAATTGAAGCTGTTAAGAGTTGTAGCTTTTCTAGAAAATCAGATCTTTGTATCCGTATCATCACATGGAACATGAATGGAAAG GTTTCGTATGAAGATTTGGTTCAGCTTGTTGGCAAAGACAGAAAATTTGATTTGCTTGTGGTTGGAGTGCAAGAGGCTCCCAAAACCAATGTAGCTCAACTTTTGCAGACAGCTTCATCTCCAACTCATGT GCTTCTTGGGAAGGCGAAACTGCAATCGATCCAGCTATTATTGTTTGGACCAAAGAATTCACAACCACTAGTAAAAG AATTAAAAGCGGAAAGTCAATCGGTTGGAGGATGTGGAGGTTTAATTGGAAGAAAGAAAGGAGCCGTGGCTATTCGTATAAACTACGATGACATCAAAATCGTTTTCATCTCTTGTCATCTCTCTG CAGACGCAAATAAAGTAGATCAGAGAAATGAAGAGTTGAGACGCATATCAAATTCACTAATATCAAAAGACAAAAGGACACATGACCTCATTGTTTGGCTTGGAGATCTTAATTACAGGATCCAAGATGTCTCTAACCGTCCTGCTCGATCCCTTATTCAAAACCATCTTCAATCT GTTCTTGTGCGTAAAGATCAGCTCTTGCAAGAAGCTGAGAGAGGTGAAATATTCAAGGGATATAATGAAGGAACTCTAGGGTTTAAACCGACTTACAAATACAATGTGGGAAGCAGTAACTACGATACAAGCCACAAGGTCAGGGTTCCAGCTTGGACAGACAGGATCTTGTACAAGATTCAAGATACCAAAAATATTCAAACAACTCTTTACTCTTATGATTCCATAGACCAAGTGAATGGTTCCGATCATAAGCCTGTGAAAGCGGATCTTTGCTTGAAGTGGATCAACAGTTAA